The proteins below are encoded in one region of Brassica napus cultivar Da-Ae chromosome A6, Da-Ae, whole genome shotgun sequence:
- the LOC125609975 gene encoding uncharacterized protein LOC125609975 translates to MVIAGRGVARGDPNLILDDDYENIPTPLVINKNGKTVVYWDVADYPVPKDVDLDSLRMRIESILHDLGCPEVSIVAYVYKNRFSDEQERKFKDAKIFVDFLPEGDDIARMTWMLVDIICLPVVFPKPNVIVLSKHMEKEAVDCFQSMYFNGVGVLLSKTEPGWLVPDDSSAFELTRLFEKHLDCEKPQREDTLANSVDHPLDEETNVSS, encoded by the exons ATGGTGATTGCAGG AAGAGGGGTTGCCCGAGGAGATCCAAATCTTATCCTGGACGACGACTACGAGAACATTCCTACACCTTTGGTGATAAACAAAAACGGTAAGACAGTCGTCTATTGGGATGTGGCGGATTACCCGGTTCCTAAGGATGTCGATCTTGATTCTCTTCGTATGCGTATAGAATCGATTCTTCATGATTTGGGCTGTCCGGAGGTGTCTATTGTGGCTTACGTTTACAAGAATAGGTTTTCGGATGAACAGGAACGTAAATTTAAGGATGCCAAAATCTTTGTCGATTTCTTACCCGAGGGGGATGACATTGCGAGAATGACTTGGATGTTAGTGGACATTATTTGTTTGCCTGTGGTATTTCCTAAACCAAATGTTATTGTACTCTCAAAACACATGGAAAAAGAGGCTGTTGATTGTTTCCAAAGCATGTATTTCAACGGTGTTGGTGTTCTCTTATCCAAAACTGAACCTGGTTGGCTTGTTCCTGATGATAGTTCAGCCTTTGAACTTACAAGGCTATTTGAAAAACATCTTGACTGTGAGAAGCCGCAGAGAGAGGATACCCTTGCAAACTCTGTTGACCACCCTCTCGACGAGGAGACAAATGTATCTTCTTGA
- the LOC125610120 gene encoding GDSL esterase/lipase At5g62930-like, translated as MMRPQIVLFGDSITAQSFRSGGWGSALADAYSRKADVVVRGYGGYNTRWALFLLHHIFPLGSLTPPVATTIFFGANDAALKGRTSDRQHVPVEEYKDNIRTMVQHLKKCSPTMLIVLVTPPPIDESGRQSYAESIYGDKAMKEPERTNETTGIYAQHCVALAEELGLRSVNLWSKMQETNDWQRKYLSDGLHLTPEGNGVVYEEISRVFREAWLSPDEMPFDFPHHSQIDGDNPSKAFQERCL; from the exons ATGATGAGGCCGCAGATAGTTCTGTTCGGCGATTCAATAACGGCGCAGTCGTTCAGATCCGGCGGATGGGGATCTGCTCTCGCAGACGCGTACTCTCGCAAAGCTGATGTCGTTGTGCGTGGCTATGGAGGCTACAACACCAGATGGGCTCTCTTCTTGCTTCATCACATTTTCCCTCTC GGATCTTTAACTCCACCTGTTGCTACGACCATATTCTTTGGTGCAAACGATGCAGCTCTCAAAGGAAGGACCAGTGATAGGCAACATGTGCCAGTGGAAGAGTACAAGGACAACATCAGAACAATGGTTCAGCATCTCAAG AAATGTTCACCTACCATGCTAATTGTGCTCGTCACTCCACCACCAATTGATGAATCTGGACGCCAGAGCTATGCAGA ATCAATCTATGGTGATAAAGCTATGAAGGAGCCTGAGAGAACAAACGAAACCACAGGAATCTACGCACAACATTGTGTTGCGTTAGCCGAGGAACTCGGTCTGCGATCTGTCAACCTTTGGTCCAAAATGCAGGAAACCAATGATTGGCAGAGAAAATACCTAAG TGATGGACTCCATCTCACGCCTGAAGGCAATGGAGTAGTTTATGAAGAAATTTCAAGAGTCTTCAGAGAAGCTTGGCTCTCTCCTGATGAAATGCCGTTCGATTTCCCTCACCATTCTCAGATCGATGGTGATAACCCATCCAAAGCTTTCCAAGAGCGTTGCTTATAA
- the LOC111198931 gene encoding uncharacterized protein LOC111198931: protein MEMQRNDPVDRIPLFVSALNGAILVASFMANPADMPVNLRLSMWLLSLSMLSAALSSFLASGLRGRAWRRCVGDASSSAAVFFCGGIIPLLFIAVLPERFDRIQFLLGVTFVMVGAILVVYLVMRDRKMIPLIPQGAEQRPFPWLVFSVGMVGSVLVVLFAAKINGLRSELFKDTYGCGRYNPTYKLF from the coding sequence ATGGAGATGCAAAGGAACGACCCAGTGGATAGAATCCCTCTGTTCGTAAGTGCTTTGAATGGCGCCATACTGGTCGCATCTTTCATGGCCAACCCAGCAGACATGCCAGTTAACCTACGCCTCTCGATGTGGCTTTTGAGCTTGTCCATGCTGAGCGCTGCGTTGTCTTCTTTCCTTGCTAGTGGTCTCAGAGGAAGAGCTTGGAGAAGATGCGTGGGTGATGCGTCGTCGTCTGCTGCAGTGTTCTTTTGTGGTGGCATCATACCTCTGCTGTTCATTGCAGTCTTACCAGAGCGATTTGATAGGATACAGTTTCTACTGGGGGTTACATTTGTCATGGTCGGAGCCATCCTAGTTGTTTATCTCGTGATGAGGGATAGGAAGATGATCCCACTGATCCCACAAGGTGCTGAGCAACGCCCTTTCCCTTGGCTTGTATTCTCCGTTGGCATGGTAGGATCTGTTTTGGTGGTCCTATTCGCTGCTAAGATCAACGGCTTAAGGTCGGAGCTTTTCAAAGACACATACGGCTGCGGTAGGTACAATCCTACATACAAGCTCTTCTGA
- the LOC106424821 gene encoding dof zinc finger protein DOF5.6-like, whose translation MGLTSLQVCMDSDWLQEAESSGGSMLDSTSTSPSPADILAACSTRPQASAMAVAAAALMDGGRRLRPPHDHPQKCPRCESTHTKFCYYNNYSLSQPRYFCKTCRRYWTKGGTLRNIPVGGGCRKNKKPSASNSSSSTSSGKKPSHIVTTNTSDLMALAHSHQNYQNDSLGFSHFGANGMMGSSTALGHSNVGFLESKYGGLLSPIPRPIEFLDSKFDLMGVNNDNLVMVDPGSNGDHHQHHMGLNHGLGLNNNNNNDGFHGFCPASNGNGGGGLMDISTSQRLMLSNYDHHHYNHHEDNQRVTSIMDVKPSPKLLSLDWQQCQGNSNGSGGKSDGGGYVGGSYISGLGSSWNGLMSGYGSSTKTNYLV comes from the exons atgGGTCTCACTTCTCTTCAAGTTTGCATGGATTCTGACTGGCTCCAG GAAGCTGAGTCATCAGGAGGAAGCATGTTAGACTCTACATCGACTTCTCCATCACCAGCCGACATACTAGCTGCTTGCAGCACTAGACCACAAGCCTCGGCCATGGCTGTAGCCGCGGCTGCTCTGATGGACGGTGGAAGGAGGCTGCGTCCACCTCACGACCATCCTCAGAAGTGCCCTCGTTGCGAGTCAACACATACTAAGTTCTGTTACTACAATAACTATAGTCTCTCTCAGCCTCGTTACTTCTGCAAGACTTGTCGCCGTTACTGGACCAAAGGCGGCACTCTAAGGAATATTCCGGTCGGTGGTGGCTGCCGGAAAAACAAGAAACCCTCTGCATCTAATTCTTCATCCTCCACGTCTTCCGGAAAAAAGCCATCCCACATTGTTACCACTAATACCAGTGACCTTATGGCTTTAGCACATTCTCATCAGAACTACCAAAATGACTCTCTCGGGTTTTCACATTTTGGTGCGAATGGGATGATGGGGTCTTCCACAGCTCTCGGCCATAGTAACGTTGGTTTCTTGGAGAGCAAGTATGGCGGTTTGCTTTCACCGATCCCTAGACCTATTGAGTTTTTGGACAGTAAGTTTGATCTCATGGGAGTGAACAATGACAATCTAGTCATGGTTGATCCTGGAAGTAACGGTGATCATCATCAACATCACATGGGTCTAAATCACGGATTAGGtcttaacaacaacaacaacaatgatgGGTTTCACGGGTTTTGTCCGGCAAGCAACGGaaatggtggtggtggtctcATGGATATCTCTACATCCCAAAGACTTATGCTATCTAATTATGACCATCATCATTATAATCATCATGAAGATAATCAAAGGGTAACATCAATAATGGATGTGAAGCCAAGTCCAAAGCTGTTATCGCTTGATTGGCAACAATGTCAAGGCAACTCCAATGGTAGCGGAGGAAAATCTGACGGTGGTGGATACGTAGGTGGCAGCTATATTAGCGGCTTAGGTTCGTCGTGGAATGGTTTGATGAGTGGCTATGGTTCGTCCACTAAAACAAACTACTTGGTTTAA